In a genomic window of Asticcacaulis sp.:
- a CDS encoding DUF3617 domain-containing protein: protein MKLKFVMLGMTAFLVTACDKPEKPRTPFVEDGAGLSAAAASDAVESAAASEAESESAPVYKVSRLGQRAGLWQLTQTLPQLGGRSVSKICVNDAQGEKLALIGHDLPGKPEMAHLECSARSVTKSDDGADIDTVCMVNDTTLTSHIHVDIIGNDAFHQTVETRYSPAFAGHGNQVTITDGKRLGDCPAGMKPGDYVTGDGVKLKAGLVLAKFR from the coding sequence ATGAAGTTGAAATTTGTCATGTTGGGGATGACAGCTTTCCTCGTGACCGCCTGCGACAAGCCGGAAAAGCCGCGCACCCCGTTTGTTGAAGATGGCGCCGGACTATCGGCGGCGGCGGCGTCGGACGCGGTGGAAAGTGCTGCGGCCAGTGAGGCGGAGTCCGAAAGCGCACCGGTTTACAAGGTCAGCCGGCTGGGGCAGCGGGCCGGACTTTGGCAACTGACCCAGACCCTGCCGCAACTGGGGGGGCGCTCGGTGTCGAAAATCTGCGTCAACGACGCTCAAGGGGAAAAGCTGGCCCTGATCGGCCATGACCTGCCGGGCAAGCCGGAAATGGCGCATCTCGAATGTTCGGCGCGCTCGGTTACCAAGAGCGATGATGGCGCCGACATCGATACAGTCTGCATGGTCAATGACACCACCCTGACCTCGCATATCCATGTCGATATCATCGGCAATGACGCGTTCCACCAGACGGTCGAGACGCGGTATTCGCCGGCGTTTGCGGGCCATGGCAATCAGGTCACGATCACCGACGGCAAGCGTCTGGGGGATTGTCCGGCCGGCATGAAGCCAGGCGACTACGTGACGGGGGATGGCGTGAAACTCAAGGCCGGGCTCGTTCTGGCCAAGTTTCGCTAA
- a CDS encoding DUF3617 domain-containing protein: MIALGVVAGCSKPKAPEAPEAATEAAKPAPLAEASPMAQKPGLWEMTTSVPGMPAGLVSKLCVDQGLSERMVEVGLKGTGDAQCTQSNIVKTGTTVDVDSVCQMSGRKITSHIRMEMISDSEYHQTIAATMEPPMSGDGKSTTTVIGKRLGDCPADMKGGDMIVPGGMKINMYDALNKSAASH; this comes from the coding sequence ATGATTGCATTGGGCGTCGTGGCTGGGTGCAGCAAGCCAAAGGCGCCTGAAGCACCGGAAGCCGCCACCGAGGCGGCGAAACCGGCTCCACTGGCGGAGGCCAGCCCGATGGCGCAGAAGCCCGGCCTGTGGGAAATGACGACGTCGGTGCCGGGGATGCCGGCGGGCCTGGTCAGCAAGCTCTGCGTGGATCAGGGCCTGAGCGAACGGATGGTTGAGGTCGGCCTGAAGGGCACCGGCGATGCCCAATGCACCCAAAGTAATATCGTAAAAACCGGAACAACCGTCGATGTCGATTCGGTTTGCCAAATGTCAGGCCGCAAGATCACCAGCCATATCCGCATGGAAATGATCAGCGACAGTGAGTATCACCAGACGATTGCCGCAACCATGGAACCGCCGATGAGCGGAGACGGCAAATCGACTACCACGGTAATTGGTAAACGCTTGGGCGATTGTCCGGCCGATATGAAGGGCGGCGACATGATCGTGCCCGGCGGCATGAAAATCAACATGTACGACGCGCTGAACAAGTCCGCCGCTTCGCACTGA
- a CDS encoding DUF1080 domain-containing protein encodes MLKRLAATAGLALAFGLGVARAEAPAFHPQTLVLKNIPQATGPAEALFNGKDLNDWTAWLGYKDAAVTYNAGDAKPIGPGGKGDIFTVVTEDGAPALRVSGGTWGSLVHKGDFKNYHLRLEYKWSGKRYAPRFNDPENNGLLYHTHGAPGAVWGTWSRAVEFEIMTGSVGMVVPVGAGLRVDSSVAIDPSIIDPKQRFMAGAPKGSAVGNTALWNIENNFNADRPVGQWNTLDLYVFANHAVHVVNGVPVMEVWGICDKASDTAPCEPLTHGAIQLQSEGAETFFRNITIEPINSLPAIEVR; translated from the coding sequence ATGTTGAAGCGTCTTGCTGCTACTGCCGGGCTGGCCTTGGCGTTCGGACTGGGTGTGGCGCGGGCCGAAGCACCGGCCTTTCATCCGCAAACCCTGGTGCTGAAAAATATTCCACAGGCCACGGGACCGGCTGAGGCGCTGTTCAATGGCAAGGATTTGAACGACTGGACGGCCTGGCTGGGCTATAAGGATGCGGCTGTGACCTATAATGCCGGGGATGCAAAACCGATCGGTCCGGGTGGCAAGGGCGATATCTTCACGGTGGTGACCGAGGATGGCGCGCCGGCGCTGCGTGTCAGCGGCGGGACCTGGGGAAGCCTGGTCCACAAGGGTGATTTCAAGAACTACCACCTGCGGCTGGAATACAAGTGGAGCGGCAAGCGCTACGCGCCGCGCTTCAACGACCCGGAAAACAACGGCCTGCTGTATCACACCCACGGCGCGCCCGGCGCGGTCTGGGGCACCTGGTCGCGCGCGGTTGAGTTCGAGATCATGACTGGCAGCGTCGGCATGGTGGTGCCGGTCGGCGCCGGTCTGCGGGTCGATTCCAGCGTGGCCATTGATCCATCGATCATTGATCCGAAACAACGTTTCATGGCCGGCGCCCCGAAAGGCTCGGCCGTCGGCAATACCGCCCTGTGGAACATCGAAAACAATTTCAACGCCGATAGACCGGTCGGCCAGTGGAACACGCTCGATCTCTACGTCTTCGCCAACCATGCCGTCCATGTGGTCAATGGCGTGCCGGTCATGGAGGTGTGGGGCATCTGCGACAAGGCCAGCGATACGGCCCCGTGCGAGCCTCTAACTCACGGCGCGATACAGTTGCAGTCCGAAGGGGCGGAAACCTTCTTTCGCAATATCACCATTGAGCCGATCAACAGCCTGCCGGCAATCGAGGTGCGTTAG
- the ung gene encoding uracil-DNA glycosylase, with product MSDIKLDDGWKALLAPEFSKSYMADLRAFLQAQRAAGKRIFPKGADYFRALDLTPPEKVRIVILGQDPYHGEGQAHGLSFSVRPGVRIPPSLVNIYKELQGDLGIPAARHGFLEHWAKQGVLLLNSVLTVEMGMAAAHQGKGWEKFTDAVIRSVNDLPQPVVFILWGSYAQKKAAFVDTSKHLVIKSVHPSPLSAHNGFFGTKPFSRANEFLASKGYAPIDWKLPDDPAIART from the coding sequence ATGAGCGATATCAAACTCGATGACGGCTGGAAGGCCCTGCTGGCGCCGGAATTTTCCAAGTCCTATATGGCCGACCTGCGCGCCTTTCTTCAGGCCCAGCGCGCAGCGGGTAAGCGGATATTCCCAAAGGGAGCCGACTATTTCCGTGCCCTCGACCTGACGCCGCCGGAAAAGGTGCGTATCGTCATTCTGGGCCAGGATCCTTATCACGGCGAAGGCCAGGCGCATGGCCTGTCATTCTCGGTCAGGCCCGGCGTGCGCATCCCGCCCTCATTGGTCAATATCTACAAGGAATTGCAAGGTGATCTCGGTATCCCGGCGGCGCGTCACGGATTCCTGGAGCATTGGGCAAAACAGGGCGTGTTATTGCTGAACAGCGTGCTGACCGTGGAAATGGGCATGGCGGCGGCGCACCAGGGCAAGGGCTGGGAAAAGTTCACCGATGCGGTGATCCGCTCGGTCAATGACCTGCCGCAGCCGGTGGTGTTCATCCTGTGGGGCAGTTATGCACAAAAGAAGGCCGCATTTGTCGATACCTCGAAGCATCTGGTGATCAAATCGGTGCATCCGTCGCCGCTTTCCGCCCATAACGGCTTTTTCGGCACCAAACCCTTTTCGCGCGCCAATGAGTTTCTGGCGTCGAAAGGCTATGCGCCGATCGACTGGAAACTGCCGGATGACCCCGCTATCGCGCGGACTTAA